In one Rutidosis leptorrhynchoides isolate AG116_Rl617_1_P2 chromosome 8, CSIRO_AGI_Rlap_v1, whole genome shotgun sequence genomic region, the following are encoded:
- the LOC139863488 gene encoding uncharacterized protein has product MGYFWPSLYHDVAKIVKRCKSYQRHAPQNRMPRHDMIPVNSPWLFHKWAIDIVGPFPAGPGNVKFLIVAIVYFTKWVEAKAVRTITGVQVRNFVWEYIVYRFGIPRELANGLCEVTNRDIVRGIKKRLYEKRTGWVDELPNVLWAHRTTFKKSTSETPFSLVYGSEAVIPAEILVPTHRVANFDEEANGKALCENLNLIEERRLMVAIREANNKQ; this is encoded by the exons atgggttacttttggccatccctgTATCACGATGTTGCAAAGATTGTTAAGCGTTGCAAGAGTTACCAACGGCACGCGCCGCAGAATAGGATGCCAAGGCATGATATGATCCCTGTTAATTCGCCATGGCTATTTCACAAGTGGGCTATTGATATTGTAGGACCATTTCCCGCAGGCCCTGGCAATGTCAAATTCCTAATTGTGGCAATTGTCTATTTTACAAAATGGGTTGAggctaaggcggttcgcactatcaCTGGAGTGCAAGTGCGTAATTTTGTTTGGGAATATATTGTCTACAGATTTGGCATTCCACGCGAATTG GCTAATGGCTTGTGTGAAGTGACTAACCGCGATATTGTGAGAGGTATTAAAAAGCGGTTATATGAAAAGCGAACTGGTTGGGTGGATGAGTTACCCAATGTATTATGGGCGCATCGCACTACTTTCAAGAAGAGCACAAGTGAAACACCCTTTAGTTTAGTATATGGCTCTGAAGCAGTAATACCCGCTGAGATTCTTGTGCCAACACATAGAGTTGCGaactttgatgaagaagcaaaTGGCAAAGCTTTGTGCGAAAACTTGAATTTAATAGAAGAGCGAAGATTAATGGTTGCTATCAGGGAGGCAAATAACAAGCAATAA